One Pullulanibacillus sp. KACC 23026 DNA segment encodes these proteins:
- the ftsZ gene encoding cell division protein FtsZ, giving the protein MYEMEMEQLAQIKVIGVGGGGSNAVNRMIENGVQGVEFICVNTDAQALKLSKAPIKLQLGEKLTRGLGAGANPDIGKKAAEESRDQIEDLLSGADMVFVTAGMGGGTGTGAAPVIAEIAKDIGALTVGVVTRPFTFEGRKRSSQATGGIENLKEKVDTLIVIPNDRLLEIVDRNTPMLEAFREADNVLRQGVQGISDLIAVPGLINLDFADVKTIMTEGGSALMAIGVATGENRAAEAAKKAISSPLLEKSIDGAKGVLMNITGGNNLSLYEVNEAADIVATAADQEVNMIFGSVISEELKDEIIVTVIATGFEENENRRPVQNQRTERQSFGTKTRQQPIREEQEPAPRTNPAPAAEAEDQLDIPTFLRNRTRRR; this is encoded by the coding sequence ATGTATGAGATGGAAATGGAACAGCTTGCACAGATAAAGGTCATAGGAGTCGGTGGCGGCGGCTCTAATGCCGTTAATCGAATGATTGAGAATGGTGTGCAAGGTGTTGAATTTATATGCGTTAACACAGATGCACAGGCATTAAAATTGTCAAAGGCCCCGATAAAATTACAATTAGGTGAGAAGCTAACAAGAGGATTAGGTGCTGGAGCCAATCCTGATATTGGTAAAAAAGCGGCTGAAGAGAGCCGTGATCAAATCGAAGACCTCTTAAGTGGTGCGGATATGGTTTTTGTTACGGCCGGAATGGGCGGTGGTACGGGTACGGGAGCAGCGCCTGTTATTGCCGAAATAGCAAAGGACATCGGCGCCTTAACGGTGGGTGTTGTCACTCGCCCGTTCACGTTTGAGGGGAGAAAACGGTCTTCACAAGCAACAGGCGGGATTGAAAATCTAAAGGAAAAAGTGGATACCCTCATCGTGATTCCGAATGATCGTCTCCTTGAAATTGTCGATCGAAATACACCGATGCTTGAGGCATTCCGTGAAGCCGATAATGTATTGCGTCAAGGGGTTCAAGGGATTTCCGACCTGATTGCGGTTCCAGGTCTTATTAACCTTGATTTTGCCGACGTTAAAACCATTATGACAGAAGGCGGTTCTGCTTTAATGGCTATCGGTGTAGCTACTGGTGAAAATCGTGCGGCTGAAGCAGCCAAAAAGGCGATTTCCAGCCCTCTTTTAGAGAAATCAATCGATGGAGCTAAAGGGGTCTTGATGAACATTACTGGTGGAAATAATTTAAGCTTATACGAAGTGAATGAAGCGGCGGATATCGTAGCGACCGCGGCAGATCAAGAAGTGAACATGATTTTCGGTTCTGTCATTAGCGAAGAATTAAAAGATGAGATTATCGTAACGGTGATTGCCACTGGATTTGAAGAAAATGAGAATCGCCGTCCTGTTCAAAATCAACGAACTGAACGCCAATCTTTTGGAACAAAGACTCGTCAACAGCCTATAAGAGAAGAACAGGAGCCTGCCCCTCGAACTAACCCAGCTCCTGCTGCAGAGGCTGAGGATCAACTAGATATTCCAACCTTTTTAAGAAATCGTACGCGTCGCCGTTAA
- the spoVE gene encoding stage V sporulation protein E has product MQKVRTAPDFLLIAVTLTLLAVGLIMVYSASAVWASYKFDDAFYFAKRQLLFAGIGVAAMFFVMNISYWTWRSWAKLALLICFLLLIVVLIPGVGLVRGGASSWLGVGAFSIQPSEFTKMAMILFLAKFLSENQKYITTVKKGLLPSLVLVFLAFGLIMLQPDLGTGTVLLGTCVTMIFTSGARIKHFVFLGVMGLIGFAGLIISAPYRMQRITSFMDPWKDPLNSGFQIIQSLYAIGPGGLLGFGLGESRQKFQYLPEPQTDFIFAIVAEELGFIGATFVLLLFCILLWRGIRIALKAPDLYGSLLAVGIIGMIAIQVMINIAVVTGVMPVTGITLPFLSYGGSSLTLMLISVGVLLNISRYAKY; this is encoded by the coding sequence ATGCAAAAGGTAAGAACAGCGCCAGACTTTTTACTCATTGCAGTAACATTAACTTTGTTGGCAGTCGGTTTAATCATGGTTTACAGTGCAAGTGCCGTTTGGGCGTCTTATAAGTTTGATGATGCCTTTTATTTTGCTAAACGGCAGCTCTTATTTGCGGGAATAGGCGTTGCAGCGATGTTCTTTGTTATGAACATTAGCTATTGGACGTGGCGCTCTTGGGCGAAGCTTGCTCTACTAATTTGTTTTTTGTTGTTAATTGTTGTTTTGATACCCGGTGTTGGTCTAGTAAGAGGAGGGGCGAGCAGCTGGTTAGGCGTTGGCGCTTTTTCGATCCAGCCATCTGAATTTACGAAAATGGCGATGATCCTCTTTCTAGCTAAGTTTCTCTCAGAAAATCAAAAATACATTACAACCGTCAAAAAAGGCTTACTGCCTTCCTTAGTTTTAGTGTTTCTTGCATTTGGTTTAATTATGCTCCAACCTGATTTAGGTACAGGCACCGTCTTGCTCGGTACTTGTGTCACCATGATTTTTACATCAGGGGCAAGAATCAAGCATTTTGTTTTTCTCGGCGTTATGGGGTTAATCGGTTTTGCTGGACTGATCATTTCTGCTCCTTATCGGATGCAAAGGATTACGTCTTTTATGGATCCGTGGAAAGATCCGCTAAACAGCGGGTTTCAAATCATCCAATCGCTTTATGCGATTGGCCCGGGCGGTCTGCTCGGATTCGGATTAGGGGAAAGCAGACAAAAATTTCAGTATTTGCCCGAACCTCAAACCGACTTTATTTTTGCCATTGTAGCGGAAGAACTTGGGTTTATCGGTGCTACTTTTGTATTACTTCTTTTTTGTATCCTGCTGTGGCGGGGAATCCGGATCGCTTTAAAAGCACCAGACTTATATGGCAGCCTGCTCGCTGTAGGTATTATTGGGATGATTGCGATTCAAGTGATGATTAACATTGCTGTCGTAACAGGGGTAATGCCAGTAACCGGCATCACCTTACCATTCCTAAGCTATGGAGGGTCTTCGCTGACATTAATGCTGATCTCAGTAGGTGTCCTATTAAACATTAGCCGTTACGCAAAATATTAA
- the spoIIGA gene encoding sigma-E processing peptidase SpoIIGA, translating to MAKPLAGEVMKVYLDVVWLMNLFIDTMLILLTSVALKRPVRKWRVFLGGFFASLIVILLFTPLGVIAYNPIGKLVYSAIIVLIVFGYHRPALFLQAFGMFYFVTFMVGGGLFALHYFLQSQSFYVKGIQLSTFEYGDPLSWVFILVGFPVLWWFSKKRLEHVVIRKWRAEERIEVRVKIGKTIIEAVGIVDTGNQLRHPISQSPVMFVSQSVCAKYLPQLNLQDDPMKVLTDTKLPADWVNRLTVIPYRGVSGEHRTVLALKPDYVDLRSSKGHLKCKKVIVALTDHQLSLENDFNCILHPDMVQLGTAA from the coding sequence ATGGCAAAACCTTTGGCGGGTGAAGTCATGAAGGTCTATCTCGATGTCGTCTGGCTGATGAACTTATTCATCGATACGATGTTGATCTTATTAACTTCGGTTGCTCTAAAGCGTCCTGTTCGAAAGTGGCGCGTCTTCTTAGGCGGCTTCTTTGCTTCTTTAATTGTCATTTTGCTTTTTACTCCTCTTGGTGTGATTGCTTACAACCCGATAGGTAAACTCGTGTATTCAGCAATCATTGTTTTGATCGTCTTTGGGTATCACCGACCCGCGCTTTTCTTGCAGGCCTTTGGGATGTTTTATTTCGTCACTTTTATGGTTGGAGGCGGTCTTTTTGCGCTTCATTATTTTCTTCAGTCTCAATCATTCTATGTTAAAGGTATTCAGCTAAGTACCTTTGAATACGGGGATCCGCTGAGCTGGGTCTTCATTCTAGTTGGATTTCCGGTCCTGTGGTGGTTCTCAAAAAAACGCTTGGAACATGTTGTTATACGAAAGTGGCGGGCAGAGGAACGCATTGAGGTAAGAGTGAAAATTGGTAAAACGATTATAGAAGCAGTCGGCATAGTGGATACAGGTAACCAATTACGTCATCCGATCAGCCAATCTCCAGTAATGTTCGTCAGCCAAAGTGTTTGTGCAAAGTATCTCCCTCAGCTTAATTTGCAGGACGATCCCATGAAGGTGCTAACAGACACCAAACTGCCTGCTGATTGGGTGAATCGATTAACGGTCATTCCTTATAGAGGAGTGAGCGGTGAACATCGAACGGTACTCGCTCTGAAACCTGATTATGTGGATCTCAGGTCCTCAAAAGGGCATCTAAAGTGTAAAAAGGTGATAGTCGCATTGACAGATCATCAACTCTCTTTGGAAAATGACTTTAACTGTATCTTGCATCCGGATATGGTTCAACTCGGAACAGCTGCTTAA
- the ftsA gene encoding cell division protein FtsA, whose amino-acid sequence MNSNDIYVSLDIGTSTVKVVIGEMTGDSLNVIGIGKSESSGIKKGSIIDIDDTVHSIQQAVEQAERMVGMKIRSVVVGITGNHIQLQDCHGVVAVSSPNREIGNEDIARVLEAAQVIPLAPEREIIDCIPHQFIVDGLEEIKDPRGMVGVRLEVEGTIITGSKTVLHNLLRCVEKAGLDVLDVVLQPLALGSIALTRDEKNLGVLLLDIGGGSTNVAYFEEGILMSTFVLPIGGNHITKDISIGLRTPTEEAEIIKLKHGHAFIDQASVEETFSVSKLGGTSKQTFTQQDLAYIIEPRVAEIFELVAAEMGRMGVLDLPGGLILTGGVTAMPGVIELAQHEFQNNVRIAIPDYIGVREPQYTSAIGLIKFAYHNVKVQGKELVKAVEVEHQQKVPSAAKQRPASSSDKPLKDKSGVTKRVKDWLGLFFD is encoded by the coding sequence ATGAACAGCAATGACATCTATGTAAGCTTAGACATCGGTACATCCACCGTTAAAGTCGTCATCGGCGAAATGACGGGTGATTCTCTAAACGTCATCGGAATAGGGAAATCGGAGTCAAGTGGAATTAAGAAAGGGTCTATTATAGATATTGATGATACTGTCCATTCTATACAACAGGCTGTCGAACAAGCTGAAAGAATGGTAGGGATGAAGATTAGAAGTGTGGTAGTGGGAATTACGGGCAACCACATTCAACTGCAAGATTGTCATGGGGTTGTTGCTGTTTCAAGTCCTAACCGAGAGATCGGCAATGAAGATATTGCCAGAGTGCTTGAAGCCGCACAAGTCATTCCGCTTGCACCGGAAAGAGAAATTATTGACTGCATCCCTCATCAATTTATTGTGGATGGCCTTGAAGAAATAAAAGATCCCCGCGGTATGGTGGGGGTGCGTTTAGAAGTAGAAGGCACGATCATAACCGGGTCCAAGACCGTTTTGCATAACCTGCTAAGATGTGTTGAGAAAGCGGGCTTAGATGTGCTGGATGTGGTTTTACAGCCTCTTGCTTTAGGGTCAATTGCCTTAACACGTGATGAAAAAAACTTAGGGGTTCTTTTACTCGATATCGGAGGAGGGTCGACCAATGTGGCCTACTTTGAAGAAGGAATCCTCATGTCGACCTTTGTTTTACCAATTGGAGGTAACCATATTACTAAGGATATCTCCATTGGCCTTCGAACACCCACTGAAGAAGCAGAGATAATAAAGCTAAAACATGGACATGCTTTCATAGATCAGGCATCCGTTGAAGAGACATTTTCAGTCTCGAAGTTAGGCGGAACCAGCAAACAAACCTTTACCCAGCAGGATTTAGCTTATATTATTGAACCAAGGGTTGCCGAGATCTTTGAGCTAGTTGCTGCAGAAATGGGCCGCATGGGCGTCCTGGATCTGCCAGGTGGGCTCATTCTAACTGGAGGAGTCACGGCTATGCCAGGCGTCATTGAACTGGCCCAGCATGAGTTCCAAAATAATGTTCGCATAGCGATTCCTGATTATATAGGAGTACGCGAACCGCAGTATACATCGGCAATCGGTTTAATCAAATTTGCTTATCATAACGTAAAAGTACAAGGTAAGGAGCTGGTTAAAGCCGTTGAGGTGGAGCACCAACAAAAAGTTCCTTCTGCTGCAAAACAACGTCCGGCCTCGAGCTCGGACAAGCCACTTAAAGATAAAAGTGGCGTCACGAAAAGAGTGAAAGACTGGCTCGGATTATTCTTCGACTAA
- the murD gene encoding UDP-N-acetylmuramoyl-L-alanine--D-glutamate ligase produces MKDIKTYTGQYILVLGLAKSGYAAAKMLHKLGAKVVINDRSTLSEDPKAKELKQLGIQIVDGGHPLSLLDGDLKLIVKNPGIPYSNPLLVEAVKREIPIITEVELAYQLSEAPFIGITGSNGKTTTTMLIGDMLKMGNKKPIVAGNIGTVLTEVVQDATADQVLVAELSSFQLLGTKTFHPRIAVFLNLFDAHLDYHGTKEAYGQAKLAISQNQSKEDYLVYNADDEEVTRLIQPLSVTKVPFSVKNLMDEKGAYYLNGGLYFEGELIVSAEDLAMPKGEHNIANALAAAAAAKLYGVSTEAIRKTLHTFSGVPHRLEYIGAVHERKFYNDSKATNILATSKALSAFQEPIILLAGGLDRGNDFDSLIPYLENVKALVAFGETKAKLMDAAEKAGVKQIIPVDNVEDAVPVSYKLSTAGDVILLSPACASWDQYRSFEERGDMFTKQVHMLK; encoded by the coding sequence ATGAAAGACATCAAGACTTATACAGGTCAATATATCCTAGTTCTAGGATTAGCTAAGAGCGGCTATGCCGCTGCCAAGATGCTTCATAAATTGGGGGCTAAGGTCGTGATTAACGACCGTTCGACGCTCTCAGAGGATCCGAAGGCGAAGGAACTTAAACAATTAGGCATACAAATAGTGGACGGCGGTCATCCGCTTTCACTTCTCGATGGGGATCTGAAACTCATCGTTAAAAATCCGGGTATTCCTTATTCCAATCCGCTTTTAGTAGAAGCGGTTAAACGCGAGATTCCAATTATTACTGAAGTGGAGCTTGCTTATCAGCTTTCGGAAGCGCCTTTTATTGGAATAACAGGGTCCAATGGGAAGACAACCACTACTATGTTAATTGGTGATATGTTAAAGATGGGAAATAAGAAGCCTATTGTGGCGGGCAATATTGGGACTGTCTTGACTGAAGTGGTTCAAGATGCAACCGCTGATCAGGTCCTAGTAGCCGAGCTTTCAAGCTTTCAATTGCTAGGTACGAAGACCTTTCATCCGCGAATCGCAGTATTCTTGAATTTATTTGATGCTCATTTGGATTATCACGGGACTAAGGAAGCCTACGGACAAGCCAAACTCGCGATCAGTCAAAATCAATCAAAGGAAGATTATCTGGTATACAATGCCGATGATGAAGAAGTCACGAGGCTCATTCAGCCCCTTTCTGTTACAAAGGTGCCTTTTAGTGTAAAGAATCTAATGGATGAAAAAGGTGCTTATTATTTGAATGGGGGCCTTTATTTTGAGGGCGAATTGATTGTGAGTGCCGAGGACTTAGCGATGCCAAAAGGCGAGCATAACATTGCGAATGCACTTGCCGCCGCCGCTGCTGCAAAGCTGTATGGGGTTAGTACAGAAGCGATCAGGAAAACCCTTCATACTTTTTCTGGTGTCCCTCACCGCTTAGAATATATTGGAGCGGTTCATGAACGCAAATTTTATAATGACTCAAAGGCGACCAACATCCTTGCCACCTCAAAGGCCCTCAGCGCTTTTCAGGAGCCTATTATTTTGTTGGCAGGGGGACTTGATCGCGGCAATGATTTTGACAGCCTCATTCCCTACCTCGAGAATGTGAAGGCACTTGTCGCATTTGGAGAAACCAAAGCGAAATTAATGGATGCAGCTGAAAAAGCAGGTGTGAAACAGATTATTCCGGTCGATAATGTGGAGGATGCGGTACCCGTTTCTTATAAACTTTCAACGGCAGGAGACGTGATTCTTCTATCTCCAGCCTGTGCAAGTTGGGATCAATATCGATCTTTTGAGGAACGCGGAGACATGTTTACGAAGCAGGTGCATATGCTGAAGTAG
- a CDS encoding FtsQ-type POTRA domain-containing protein — protein MSDRKVIQLEDRIPKLREQRKQKTNRRFVFYITLFFILLLIVTYIESPLSNVKTINVSGNRYFSAAQIKAASGLTAKSKIWGVNQKTILAHLNSLPSIKSVTVKTHFLSGRVDLNVMEYKRVAYLKTENSYKPVLANGQFMSGKLSNVIPVHAPILIGFKEGKVMSSLTEQLSKMNATTLYNISEIDFTPSALYPKGITLYLNDGHQALANIPTLAAKMKLYPSILANLPDNQKGVVQLRVGAYWSPSTAAKQANGGETNGE, from the coding sequence ATGAGTGACAGAAAGGTCATTCAGCTTGAAGACAGAATACCGAAACTAAGAGAGCAGCGAAAACAAAAGACCAATCGGCGCTTTGTTTTTTATATTACGTTATTTTTTATATTGCTCCTGATTGTCACTTACATTGAATCGCCATTAAGTAATGTTAAAACCATTAATGTCAGCGGAAATCGCTATTTCAGCGCGGCTCAGATTAAAGCCGCTTCAGGCCTCACTGCCAAAAGCAAGATATGGGGTGTCAATCAAAAAACGATATTAGCCCATCTGAACTCCCTCCCATCTATTAAGTCGGTCACAGTCAAGACCCACTTTTTGAGCGGGCGAGTCGATCTCAATGTAATGGAGTATAAAAGGGTTGCTTATCTGAAAACGGAGAATTCGTACAAGCCGGTTTTAGCTAACGGTCAATTCATGTCTGGTAAGCTTTCGAATGTCATTCCAGTTCATGCGCCAATCCTTATCGGGTTTAAGGAAGGAAAGGTGATGAGCTCATTAACCGAGCAGCTGTCAAAAATGAATGCCACCACTCTATATAATATTTCAGAAATTGATTTTACACCGTCAGCCCTCTATCCAAAGGGAATCACTCTGTATTTAAATGACGGTCATCAGGCACTAGCGAACATTCCCACTTTGGCTGCAAAAATGAAACTGTACCCAAGCATTTTAGCGAATCTCCCTGACAATCAAAAAGGGGTTGTCCAGCTAAGAGTAGGCGCTTATTGGAGTCCAAGTACGGCAGCTAAACAGGCTAATGGAGGAGAGACTAATGGGGAATAA
- a CDS encoding DUF881 domain-containing protein: MTSKRERLSLAIVALFFGFMVILQFKTISHPKQKDTKDIVELQSDLAKAQKEHITLNNQLSQAEQLLTKYENSQTDNKLQAMKEELEQQKVQAGVTAKTGKGDLIQLKKLIEGNDPFDSDSVTDVMMRNLINVLNEYGATDIAVSDERIINISPIRMVHDDLLINDQKLPQPPFNIEVLSDDPNKLKKELESSSVLDDFARAGLTLEVTVKPSITLPAYNDPIQFNSLKLTKGGSS, translated from the coding sequence TTGACATCTAAGAGAGAACGTCTATCCCTCGCCATTGTAGCATTGTTTTTTGGATTTATGGTCATTTTGCAATTTAAAACCATCAGTCATCCTAAACAAAAGGATACAAAAGACATCGTTGAACTTCAATCCGATCTTGCAAAGGCACAAAAAGAACATATCACTTTAAATAATCAATTGTCTCAAGCAGAGCAGCTTCTAACTAAATATGAAAACTCACAAACCGATAATAAACTACAGGCGATGAAAGAAGAACTGGAGCAGCAAAAGGTGCAAGCAGGGGTAACAGCTAAAACTGGAAAAGGGGATCTCATTCAATTAAAGAAACTTATTGAAGGAAATGATCCTTTTGACAGTGATAGTGTGACCGATGTGATGATGAGAAATTTGATCAATGTGTTGAATGAGTATGGTGCAACAGATATAGCGGTTTCCGATGAGCGGATTATTAATATTTCACCGATTCGCATGGTGCATGATGACTTACTGATCAATGATCAAAAACTGCCGCAGCCTCCTTTTAATATTGAGGTTCTTTCGGATGACCCCAATAAGTTAAAGAAAGAGTTAGAGTCTTCCTCGGTTCTTGATGATTTTGCCCGCGCAGGTTTAACGCTTGAAGTCACTGTTAAGCCTTCCATTACGTTACCAGCTTATAATGACCCCATTCAATTCAATTCGCTTAAACTGACGAAAGGAGGGTCTTCATAA
- a CDS encoding DUF881 domain-containing protein, producing the protein MGNKIILSLILLVTGFILAYSYQYVKNHHIENGTANAQYQQEKELRDEIISEQNSNRSLQNQLNKVRGKIQTNEENLAKQKTTAGKLVTDLTKYRMLNGQTKVSGPGVKIVLSDANYVPNGTDPNDYIVHQQDIQEVIYELNAIGAEAIAINGQRFSSHSYIECVGPVVKVDGERHSAPFVISAIGDSDLLMSGLNMTGGVVETLIERGIDVSVEKVNSLTLDPLL; encoded by the coding sequence ATGGGGAATAAAATTATCCTCTCTCTCATTTTATTAGTCACGGGTTTTATCCTCGCCTATTCTTATCAATATGTTAAAAACCATCATATAGAAAATGGTACGGCGAATGCGCAGTATCAACAAGAGAAGGAACTTAGAGATGAGATCATTTCAGAACAAAACTCGAATCGCTCACTGCAAAATCAGCTAAATAAGGTCAGGGGTAAAATTCAAACAAATGAAGAAAACTTGGCCAAGCAAAAAACAACTGCCGGCAAGCTGGTAACGGATTTGACTAAATATCGAATGTTAAATGGTCAAACTAAAGTATCGGGCCCGGGGGTCAAAATTGTTCTCTCGGATGCGAACTATGTTCCTAATGGGACTGATCCTAATGACTACATTGTTCACCAACAAGATATACAGGAAGTCATCTATGAATTGAATGCCATTGGTGCTGAAGCGATTGCTATTAATGGGCAACGCTTTTCATCCCATTCTTATATAGAATGTGTTGGACCTGTTGTGAAGGTGGATGGCGAACGTCATAGCGCGCCATTCGTCATTAGTGCCATTGGCGATTCCGATTTGTTAATGAGTGGCCTTAATATGACAGGCGGTGTCGTTGAGACGCTTATCGAACGAGGAATTGATGTGAGCGTGGAAAAAGTAAACAGTTTGACGCTGGACCCATTATTGTAG
- the mraY gene encoding phospho-N-acetylmuramoyl-pentapeptide-transferase, with the protein MILLFMTLLLAFLIAVILSPLFIPFLRRMKFGQYIREEGPKSHQKKAGTPTMGGVVIVISAALAAIYESLSHQLMSTEIGLLLFLTVAYGLIGFLDDFIKVVMKRNLGLTSKQKLFAQIVVAIIFDSVIYHLKLSTQLTIPGTHIEIPLSWGYMILVVIMLLGTSNGTNLTDGMDGLLTGTATVAFAAFAIIAYYQNQFDITLFCMAMTGALLGFLVFNAHPAKVFMGDTGSLAIGGALAGVSILTKSEILLIVIGGIFVIETLSVMIQVASFKTTGKRVFKMSPLHHHYELSGWSEWRIVSTFWVVGLLFAVIGIYTKVWL; encoded by the coding sequence ATGATCCTTCTTTTTATGACATTACTGCTTGCCTTTCTAATTGCTGTTATTTTATCACCGCTGTTTATTCCTTTTCTGCGTCGGATGAAATTTGGTCAATATATCCGTGAAGAAGGGCCTAAGAGTCACCAGAAAAAAGCCGGAACACCAACTATGGGTGGTGTGGTGATTGTTATCTCTGCCGCACTTGCTGCCATTTATGAAAGTCTTTCCCATCAGTTAATGTCAACTGAAATTGGCTTATTGCTTTTCTTAACCGTTGCTTACGGGCTTATCGGTTTCCTTGATGATTTTATTAAGGTAGTCATGAAGCGAAATCTTGGACTTACTTCAAAACAAAAGCTGTTCGCTCAAATTGTGGTTGCCATTATTTTTGATAGTGTTATTTATCATTTGAAGCTTTCAACACAGCTAACGATTCCGGGCACCCATATTGAGATCCCGTTGTCATGGGGCTATATGATTCTTGTAGTCATCATGCTTTTAGGGACGTCGAATGGGACGAATCTAACAGACGGAATGGATGGGCTTCTTACGGGAACCGCTACAGTAGCCTTCGCTGCTTTTGCAATTATTGCTTATTATCAAAATCAATTTGATATCACGCTTTTCTGTATGGCGATGACAGGTGCCTTGCTTGGTTTCCTAGTCTTTAATGCTCATCCTGCTAAGGTGTTTATGGGTGATACAGGGTCGCTTGCTATTGGCGGAGCACTTGCCGGAGTTTCAATCCTTACGAAGTCGGAAATACTCTTGATTGTGATTGGCGGGATCTTCGTGATTGAAACGCTATCCGTTATGATCCAAGTGGCATCTTTTAAAACAACGGGAAAACGCGTGTTCAAAATGAGTCCTCTCCACCATCATTATGAATTATCCGGATGGTCAGAGTGGCGTATTGTCTCAACGTTTTGGGTAGTCGGTTTATTATTTGCCGTAATAGGAATTTATACAAAGGTGTGGCTATAG
- a CDS encoding small basic family protein, with the protein MWLPLLGLIIGILLGFFSNVSIPEAYSNYLSIAVLAAFDTLLGGIRAQLEHKYDNLVFVSGFFFNIFLAAGLAFLGVKLGVDLYLAAVFAFGVRLFNNIAIIRRIGIVRWRDRKKEKEKSLI; encoded by the coding sequence ATGTGGCTCCCTCTGTTAGGGCTTATCATTGGTATCCTTTTGGGCTTTTTCTCAAATGTTTCCATTCCAGAAGCCTATTCGAATTACCTATCAATCGCGGTTCTTGCTGCATTTGATACGCTATTAGGTGGGATTCGGGCACAGCTTGAGCATAAGTATGATAACCTTGTTTTTGTTTCAGGTTTCTTTTTTAATATTTTTTTAGCAGCAGGACTAGCTTTTCTAGGGGTCAAACTTGGTGTAGACTTATATTTAGCCGCTGTTTTTGCTTTTGGTGTTCGTTTGTTTAATAATATTGCTATAATAAGAAGAATTGGTATTGTTAGATGGCGAGACCGAAAGAAAGAAAAGGAGAAATCTCTTATTTGA